In the Streptomyces coeruleoprunus genome, TACGTCGTGCCCGAGGCCGGCACGGAGACCGGCGACGCCCTCGTCCAGCGCCTGCGCGACCACCTCAAGGCCGGCCTGCCCGACTACATGGTCCCGGCCGCCCTGATGACCGTGGACACGCTCCCGCTGACGGTCAACGGCAAGCTCGACGTACGGGCCCTGCCCGCCCCCGACTTCGGCGGCACCGGCCCCAGCCGCGCCCCGCGCACCCCGCGCGAGGAGACGCTGTGCGCCCTCTACGCCGAGGTCCTGGGCCTGCCTGAGGGCAGTGTCGGCATCGACAGCGACTTCTTCGAGCTGGGCGGCCACTCCCTGCTGGCCACCCGCCTCGTCAGCCGCGCCCGCACCGCCCTCGACGCGGAACTCGCCATCCGCGACCTGTTCGAGGCGCCCACCGTCGCCGAACTCGTCGAGCGGGCCACCGCTGCGAACGGCCCCGCCCGCCCCGCCCTGACGGCCGGTGACCGGCCCGACGAGCTGCCCCTGTCCCACGCCCAGCAGCGGCTGTGGGTCGTCCAGCAGATCGAGTGCACCTCCGCCGCGTACAACTTCCCGCTCGTCATGCGGCTGCGCGGCGCCCTCGACCGCGAGGCGTGGGCCGCCGCCCTCGCCGACGTGACCGCCCGGCACGAGGCGCTGCGCACGGTCTTCGCCGAGCGCGACGGCCAGGCGTTCCAGCGCGTGCTGCCCGCCGCGGAGGCCCGGCCCGTGGTGGAGCACCTGCGGGCGTCGGAGGACGAGGTGCCCGGCCTCGTGGACGCGGCGATCAACCGCCCGTTCGCCCTGGCCGCCGAACTCCCCCTGCGGGCGACCGTCATCGAGGTGGCGCCGGAGGACCACGTCGTGGTCGTGCTCCTGCACCACATCACCACCGACGAGTGGTCCGACCGCCCGTTCCTGCGCGACCTGGCCACCGCCTACGAGGCACGCCTCACCACCGGCCGGGCACCCGGCTGGGAGCCGCTGCCGGTCCAGTACGCCGACTACGCCCTGTGGCAGCAGCGCCTGCTCGGCGACCCCGCCGACCCGGCGAGCCTCGCCGCACGGCAGCTGGAGTACTGGCGGACCACGCTGGAGGGCGCCCCCGAGGAGCTGGAGCTGCCCACGGACCGTCCGCGGCCCGCGCGCCCGGCCTTCACCGGCGCCGAGCTGGACATCGTCTTCGACGGCGAGGTCCACGAGGGGCTGCGGCGGCTCGCCCGGGACACCGGCGCCAGCATGTTCATGGTCGTGCACGCCGCCGTCGCCGCGCTGCTGCACCGCATGGGCGCCGGCACGGACATCCCCCTCGGCTCGCCCATCGCCGGGCGCGGCGACGAGGCGCTCGACGAGCTGGTCGGCTTCTTCGTCAACACCCTCGTGCTGCGCACCGACCTGAGCGGCGACCCCAGCTTCACCGAGCTGCTGGGCCGGGTGCGCGAGACGGACCTGGCCGCGTTCTCCCACGCCGACGTGCCGTTCGAGTCCGTCGTGGAGAAGCTCAACCCCACCCGGTCCCTCTCCCGGAACCCGCTGTTCCAGGTGATGGTCGGCTACCACGCCCGCACCGGCGACGACCTGGAGATGCCCGGCCTCGGCGTCGAGTACGTCCCGTTCCGGATCAGCTCCGCCAAGTTCGACCTGGTGTTCAGCTTCACCGAGCACACCTCCGCCGAAGGCGACGCCGACTCCCTCGGCTGCCGGCTGGAGTTCGCCACCGAGCTGTTCGACCAGGACACCGCCGAGCGCATCGGCGACCGCCTCCGCGCGCTGGTCGCCGCCGTCGCCACCGCCCCGGAAGCCCCGCTGTCCCAGGCGGAGATCCTCTCCGGTGCGGAACGGGACCTGGTCCTGGACGGCTTCAACGGCGCGCCCCGCACGGTCGACGAGGAGTCCCTGCCCGCGCTGTTCGCCCGGCAGGTCGCCGAACGGCCCGACGCGGTCGCCGTCGTGGAGCGCTCCCGCTCCGTGACGTACGCCCAGCTCGACGCCCGCGCCAACCGCATCGCCCGGCTCCTCGCCGCGCGGGGCGTCGGCGCCGAGAGCGTGGTCGGCGTGGCCGTGCCCCGCTCCGTCGACATGGTCGCCACCGTCGTCGCCGCCCAGAAGCTGGGCGCCGCGTTCCTCCCGCTGGACCTCGTGCACCCGGCCGACCGCCTCACGTACATGATCGAGGACTCCCGTGCCGCGCTGGTGGTCGGCACGGAGCCCGTCGCCGGGAAGATCCCCGACGTGACCGGTGTGCCGGTCGTGCTGCTCGACGCCCCCGACACCGCCGGTGAACTGGACCGGCTCCCGGACGGCCCGCCGGCCGCCCGCCCGGTCGCCCTCGACCAGGCGTCGTACGTGATCTACACCTCCGGTTCGACCGGCCGCCCCAAGGGCGTCGTCGTCCCGCACGAGGGCATCGCCAGCCTCGTCGCGACGGCCGTCGACCGGATGGGCCTGGAACGCGACAGCCGCGTCCTGCAGTTCGCGTCCATCGGCTTCGACGTCTTCGTCTTCGAACTCGCCATGGCGCTGTGCCACGGAGGACGGCTCGTCCTCATCACCGACGAGGCCCGGGTCGCCGGACCGGCGCTCACCGACTTCCTCGCCGACCAGCGGATCACCCACATGATCCTGCCGCCGTCCCTGGTGTCCGCCCTGCCGCCCGGCTGCGAACTGCCGGAGGGGTCGACCGTCCTGGTCGGCACGGAGACGGTGCCGCCGGACCTGTTCGAGCGGTTCGGCGCCACGGCCGACCTGATCTGCGCCTACGGGCTCACCGAGGCCACGGTCAACTCCACGCTGTGGCCCGCCCGCGAGCACGGCGGGCGCCCCGGCGGCCGCGTCCCCATCGGCCGCCCCGACCCCAACACCCGCTGCTACGTCCTCGACGAGCACCTGCGCCCCGTCCCTCCGGGCGTCGTGGGCGAGCTGTACGTCGCCGGGCGCGGCCTCGCCCGCGGCTACCTCGGCAAGGAGGCGCTCACCGCCGAGCGGTTCGTCGCCGACCCGTTCGGCGCGCCGGGCAGCCGCATGTACCGCACGGGCGACCGGGCCCGCTGGCGCGCGGACGGCAACCTCGACTTCCTCGGCCGGGTCGACACCCAGGTGAAGATCCGCGGCTTCCGCATCGAGCTGGGCGAGATCGAGGCGGCCCTGGCCGCGCACCCGTCGGTCGCGCAGGCCGCCGTGGTCCCCGACCGCGACGGCGACATCGTCCGGCTGGTCGGATACGCCGTGCCCGAGGCCGGCGGCACCACCCGCCCGGAGCTGGACGCGCAGGAACTGCGCGCCCACGTCGCGGGGCTGCTGCCCGAGTACATGGTCCCGTCGCTCGTCGTGCCGCTGGACGGCCCGCTGCTGCTCACCCCGAACGGCAAGCTGGACCGCAAGGCGCTGCCCGCCCCCGACTGGTCCGCCATGACCGGCGACGCCCACCCCGCCACGGAGACGCAGGCCAAGCTCGCCGAGCTGTTCTGCGAGATCCTCAAGCTCGACAAGGTCGGCATCCACGACAACTTCTTCGCGCTCGGCGGCCACTCCATGGCCTCCATGCGGCTCCTGGGCCGGATCCGCGCCGAGTTCGGCGTCGAACTGAGCATCCGTGACGTCTTCGACGCGCTCACGGTCGCCGGCGTCGCCGCCAAGCTCGAAGGCGCCGCGGCCGCCCGGCCCGCCCTGCGCCCCGCCGACCCCGACGCCCCGGCACGGCCCCTGGAGGCGGCGCCGGTACAGCGCTGGCAGTGGGAGTCGTACCGCCGCAGCCCCGGCTTCGACCACGCGCTGGTCCTCCGGTCCCCGGGCGGGCTCGACGCGGACACCGTCGCGGCCGCGCTCGCCGACGTCGTGGCGCGGCACGAGCCGCTGCGCACCGCGTTCTCCGAACGGGACGGCGCCCTGTTCCAGGAACCGGTCCCGGCCCCCGCGCTGACCGTGGAGCGGTGCGCCGACCTCGACGCGCGGCTCCTGGAGGTCGCCGCCCAGGCACCCTCCCCGGAGCGGGAGGCCCCGCTGCGGGCCCACCTGCTCACCGACGGGGACGGCAGCCAGGCGCTGCTGCTGACCACGCACTACCTGGCAGTGGACGAATGGTCCGTGGTGCCCCTGTTCCGCGACCTCACCGACGCCTACGCCGCCCGCGCCGAGGGCCGGGCACCGGAGTGGGAGCCGCTGCCCGTCACGTACGCCGACTACACGCGGTGGGCGCATGACGTCCTGGGCGACCTGTCCGACCCGGACAGCCGGGGCGGCCGTCAGCTCGCCTACTGGCGGCAGACGCTGAAGGAGGTCCCGGCGCGCCTCGCCCTCCCGGCCGACGTGCCGTGCGACGCCACCGCTCCGGCCGCGTCGGGCGGACGCCCGGGCGACTACGTGGGATTCGTCCTGGACGAGGACCTCCACGCGGCCGTGGACCGGCTCGCCCGCGCCACCGGCACCAGCATGTTCATGGTGCTCCACTCGGCGCTGGCCGCGCTGCTGACGGCCCACGGGGCGGGCACCGACCTGCCCATCGGTACGATGGTCGCCGGCCGGACCGACGACCAGCTCGCCGACCTGGTCGGCTGCTTCCTCAACACGGTCGTCCTGCGCACCGACACCGGTGGCGACCCGACGTTCGCGGAGCTGCTGACCCGGGTCCGGGAGACCACGCTCGGCGCCCTGGACCGGCAGGACGTCCCGTTCGACGAGGTCGTCAAGGCCACCGGGCTGCCGGAGGAGGGCCCGCAGGTCATGGTGATCCACCACGAGCAGGCGGACCTCGGCCGGCTGGAGGGCGGCATAGGCTCGTTCCACGCCGTCCCCACCGGCACGGCGCGTGCGGAGCTGATCCTCAGCTTCTACGAGCCGCGCGGCGAGGGCGCCGTGCACTGCGAGCTGATCCACGCCACCGACCTGCTCGGCACGGCCAAGGCCCAGCGGCTGGCCGACGAGTTCCAGACCCTGCTGCGGACCGTGGCAGCCGACCCCGAGCAGCCGCTGTCCGAGCTGTTCACCGTAACGACCGCATCGTCGACAAGGAAGTGACACCGATGAGCACCAACCCGTTCGAGGACCCGCAGGGCCGCTTCCTGGTCCTCGTCAACGACGAGAACCAGCACTCGCTGTGGCCGTCCTTCGCCGAGGTCCCCGCCGGGTGGCGGACCGTCTTCGGCGAGGACACCCGTGAGGCGTGCACCGCGTACGTCGAGGAACACTGGACGGACCTGCGCCCGGCGAGCCTGATCACGGCCCAGCAGGCCTGACACCGGCACCTTGAGGCCGCCGCCCCCGAAGCCCGAGGCTTCGGGGGCGGCGGCTTTTCCCGCGCCCTGTATTCAGCCCCTCCGGCGTTCGAGGAGCGGGGGGTTCGGGGGGCCCCCGATTCGGGAAGGGGCGGGGTAGGGGAAAGACTCGCCGGACACGGCACCCCGGCATGCAGAAGGGGCCCGGACCGTGCCGGTCCGG is a window encoding:
- a CDS encoding MbtH family protein, with protein sequence MSTNPFEDPQGRFLVLVNDENQHSLWPSFAEVPAGWRTVFGEDTREACTAYVEEHWTDLRPASLITAQQA
- a CDS encoding amino acid adenylation domain-containing protein, which gives rise to MYRTGDLVRQRPDGLLDFLGRTDDQVKIRGYRIELGEISTALSAHPDVAHAAVVVNETAGTKRLVGYVVPEAGTETGDALVQRLRDHLKAGLPDYMVPAALMTVDTLPLTVNGKLDVRALPAPDFGGTGPSRAPRTPREETLCALYAEVLGLPEGSVGIDSDFFELGGHSLLATRLVSRARTALDAELAIRDLFEAPTVAELVERATAANGPARPALTAGDRPDELPLSHAQQRLWVVQQIECTSAAYNFPLVMRLRGALDREAWAAALADVTARHEALRTVFAERDGQAFQRVLPAAEARPVVEHLRASEDEVPGLVDAAINRPFALAAELPLRATVIEVAPEDHVVVVLLHHITTDEWSDRPFLRDLATAYEARLTTGRAPGWEPLPVQYADYALWQQRLLGDPADPASLAARQLEYWRTTLEGAPEELELPTDRPRPARPAFTGAELDIVFDGEVHEGLRRLARDTGASMFMVVHAAVAALLHRMGAGTDIPLGSPIAGRGDEALDELVGFFVNTLVLRTDLSGDPSFTELLGRVRETDLAAFSHADVPFESVVEKLNPTRSLSRNPLFQVMVGYHARTGDDLEMPGLGVEYVPFRISSAKFDLVFSFTEHTSAEGDADSLGCRLEFATELFDQDTAERIGDRLRALVAAVATAPEAPLSQAEILSGAERDLVLDGFNGAPRTVDEESLPALFARQVAERPDAVAVVERSRSVTYAQLDARANRIARLLAARGVGAESVVGVAVPRSVDMVATVVAAQKLGAAFLPLDLVHPADRLTYMIEDSRAALVVGTEPVAGKIPDVTGVPVVLLDAPDTAGELDRLPDGPPAARPVALDQASYVIYTSGSTGRPKGVVVPHEGIASLVATAVDRMGLERDSRVLQFASIGFDVFVFELAMALCHGGRLVLITDEARVAGPALTDFLADQRITHMILPPSLVSALPPGCELPEGSTVLVGTETVPPDLFERFGATADLICAYGLTEATVNSTLWPAREHGGRPGGRVPIGRPDPNTRCYVLDEHLRPVPPGVVGELYVAGRGLARGYLGKEALTAERFVADPFGAPGSRMYRTGDRARWRADGNLDFLGRVDTQVKIRGFRIELGEIEAALAAHPSVAQAAVVPDRDGDIVRLVGYAVPEAGGTTRPELDAQELRAHVAGLLPEYMVPSLVVPLDGPLLLTPNGKLDRKALPAPDWSAMTGDAHPATETQAKLAELFCEILKLDKVGIHDNFFALGGHSMASMRLLGRIRAEFGVELSIRDVFDALTVAGVAAKLEGAAAARPALRPADPDAPARPLEAAPVQRWQWESYRRSPGFDHALVLRSPGGLDADTVAAALADVVARHEPLRTAFSERDGALFQEPVPAPALTVERCADLDARLLEVAAQAPSPEREAPLRAHLLTDGDGSQALLLTTHYLAVDEWSVVPLFRDLTDAYAARAEGRAPEWEPLPVTYADYTRWAHDVLGDLSDPDSRGGRQLAYWRQTLKEVPARLALPADVPCDATAPAASGGRPGDYVGFVLDEDLHAAVDRLARATGTSMFMVLHSALAALLTAHGAGTDLPIGTMVAGRTDDQLADLVGCFLNTVVLRTDTGGDPTFAELLTRVRETTLGALDRQDVPFDEVVKATGLPEEGPQVMVIHHEQADLGRLEGGIGSFHAVPTGTARAELILSFYEPRGEGAVHCELIHATDLLGTAKAQRLADEFQTLLRTVAADPEQPLSELFTVTTASSTRK